A region from the Silene latifolia isolate original U9 population chromosome 7, ASM4854445v1, whole genome shotgun sequence genome encodes:
- the LOC141590109 gene encoding protein FAR1-RELATED SEQUENCE 9-like has protein sequence MDTQRWAQSKLIAQSKYSFPDLATPLDLEKHAAETYTPRIFEEFKVEIKTTCFTCAIGDKEKYKNHAILYIDVKDRERKKDYKEGYKTAEVKLVCNCKKFERHGILCRHILCVLKDYGFEKIPNRSMHKRTNRSIVVEMFTCVSLVEQSPVNCDELLNILRGFKERVLAETTSSVADDGRNSSIGKKMEKNAEIGMLLGTSVPSEITILPPRQCKNKGSGKGMISQRERAGEVNKKPLRRCKACGQMANHDSRNCDRPKDH, from the exons ATGGATACACAacgatgggctcaatcaaaactGATTGCACAATCTAAGTACTCGTTTCCTGACTTGGCTACTCCTCTAGACCTAGAAAAGCATGCAGCGGAAACCTACACTCCGAGAATTTTCGAGGAGTTCAAAGTggaaataaaaacaacatgctttACATGTGCCATTGGGGACAAAGAAAAATATAAGAATCATGCAATTCTCTACATAGATGTCAAGGATCGTGAGAGAAAGAAAGACTATAAGGAGGGTTATAAGACAGCTGAAGTGAAACTAGTATGCAATTGCAAGAAATTTGAACGACATGGAATACTTTGTCGACATATTCTCTGTGTCCTTAAAGATTATGGTTTTGAGAAAATTCCAA ATCGATCGATGCACAAAAGAACAAACCGATCAATTGTGGTCGAAATGTTCACTTGTGTATCACTAGTTGAACAGAGTCCTGTTAATTGTGATGAGTTACTAAACATTTTACGCGGGTTCAAGGAAAGGGTACTTGCAGAAACAACAAGTAGTGTCGCTGATGATGGTCGTAATAGTAGTATTGGaaagaaaatggagaaaaatgCGGAAATTGGAATGCTCTTGGGTACAAGTGTGCCTAGCGAAATTACAATTTTGCCTCCAAGACAATGCAAAAACAAAGGCTCGGGAAAAGGAATGATTTCACAAAGAGAAAGAGCGGGGGAAGTCAATAAGAAACCACTCAGAAGATGCAAGGCTTGTGGGCAGATGGCGAACCACGACAGCAGGAATTGTGACCGACCAAAGGATCACTGA
- the LOC141590108 gene encoding protein FAR1-RELATED SEQUENCE 5-like produces MQFWPLTLALPVTYPIWNQLGSPPSLVVPAFTTASEFAFNADIRVFDEKRSNDVVDETELIEEVEVIEDAEEEEEEEEEASGSSNMNRIFGCPTHLKPVIGMVFDTLELGIAFYEAYGKECGFVTRKGSQKNKHGVTTHKTCLCNKAGECEAKGKNYRRQRTRVGCLARINFKRIANGKYQIYGFVEGHNHMPATPLTMVHLTQTRELNIVHKKMIVDNSKVNKGPVMTYRMFKEYVRGYQNVGASLEDFKNFSRDIKKFLSEGDAQMLIEHFMKIKRMGPSFYFDFEVDEKGRLSHVFWADSISIKNYLLFGDMTSFDTTFRKNKYRMIFAPFTGVDHHKRCVTFGAGLLINESKESFAWLFTRFLEAMGGRYPMCIITDEDLGIEGGLKKVFKDKVQHRYCMWHILKKLPEKVGPVICRETEFLKEINSFVWGEDVEPAEFEERWTTIVEAHGLSASGKVWH; encoded by the exons ATGCAATTTTGGCCCTTAACGTTAGCATTGCCCGTCACCTATCCCATTTGGAATCAGCTTGGTAGCCCGCCCTCTCTTGTTGTTCCAGCGTTTACAACGGCATCCGAGTTTGCTTTTAATGCTGATATACGAGTTTTCGATGAGAAGAGATCAA ATGACGTAGTAGACGAGACAGAGTTAATAGAGGAGGTAGAGGTAATAGAGgatgcagaggaggaggaggaggaggaggaggaggcgtcCGGTTCAAGCAACATGAATCGGATTTTTGGTTGTCCTACCCATCTCAAGCCTGTTATTGGTATGGTGTTTGATACACTTGAACTCGGTATTGCCTTTTATGAAGCATATGGAAAAGAATGTGGGTTTGTGACTAGAAAAGGCTCACAAAAGAATAAACATGGTGTCACAACACATAAAACTTGTTTGTGTAATAAGGCTGGAGAATGTGAAGCCAAAGGCAAAAActaccgtaggcaaaggactaggGTAGGTTGCCTTGCTAGGATTAACTTTAAACGAATTGCTAACGGTAAATACCAAATTTATGGTTTTGTTGAAGGGCATAATCATATGCCAGCTACACCATTAACAATGGTACATCTGACGCAAACGAGAGAATTGAATATAGTTCATAAAAAAATGATAGTTGACAACTCAAAGGTTAACAAAGGTCCAGTTATGACCTATAGGATGTTTAAGGAGTATGTCAGAGGTTATCAGAATGTGGGTGCTTCATTGGAAGACTTTAAGAACTTTTCAAGGGATATCAAAAAGTTCTTGTCAGAAGGGGATGCTCAAATGCTTATTGagcattttatgaaaataaaaagaATGGGTCCATCCTTTTACTTTGACTTTGAGGTAGATGAGAAAGGTAGATTGTCACATGTTTTCTGGGCTGACTCTATTAGTATAAAAAATTATTTGTTATTTGGGGACATGACATCCTTTGACACTACCTTTAGGAAAAATAAGTATAGAATGATATTCGCCCCTTTCACAGGGGTGGATCATCATAAGAGATGTGTGACCTTTGGGGCTGGGCTTCTTATTAATGAGAGCAAGGAGTCATTTGCTTGGTTATTTACGAGATTCCTAGAAGCTATGGGGGGTCGTTATCCTATGTGTATAATAACTGACGAAGATTTGGGGATAGAAGGAGGACTTAAGAAAGTCTTTAAAGATAAAGTGCAACatagatattgcatgtggcacatattGAAGAAGTTGCCAGAGAAGGTAGGGCCTGTGATATGTAGAGAAACTGAGTTTTTGAAAGAGATAAACTCATTTGTTTGGGGCGAAGATGTGGAGCCTGCTGAATTTGAGGAAAGATGGACAACCATTGTGGAAGCTCATGGGTTGTCGGCTTCAGGAAAAGTATGGCATTAG